From Pseudomonadota bacterium, a single genomic window includes:
- a CDS encoding cysteine--tRNA ligase: protein MQIYNSLNRRKEEFVPLEPGKIGIYACGVTVYDLCHIGHARSLVVFDVIYRYLQYRGYEVNFVRNFTDIDDKIINRSHERGISWKALAEQYIEEFYKDMDRLGLLKPTHEPRATDYIGEIIALVKKLEDKGLAYAVDGDVYYRLQAFKGYGKLSGKNIEDLLSGARVDVDDRKESPLDFALWKSSKAGEPSWPSPWGEGRPGWHIECSAMSRKFLGETFDIHGGGKDLIFPHHENEIAQSEGAHGKPLAHYWVHNGFVNIDQEKMSKSLGNFLTIRELLETCHPEVLRFFVVSSHYRSPIDFSRENVAVAESGLERLYLLLDRLQEKAGADPAQPELPVEEAINSWRREFIAAMDDDFNTAAAIAVFFEISKEINRRLDEGRLSSPEAARVLAFMREIGWALGLLQEAPAAFLQRASFEARDEGLTVAEIEGLIAERAAARKARDWAEADRLRDLLEQRGVALKDSVEGTRWQRKR, encoded by the coding sequence GTGCAGATCTATAATTCGCTGAATCGCCGCAAAGAGGAATTTGTGCCGTTGGAGCCCGGTAAGATCGGTATCTATGCCTGTGGGGTTACCGTGTACGATCTTTGTCATATCGGGCATGCCCGCTCCCTGGTGGTTTTTGATGTGATTTATCGTTATCTTCAGTATCGCGGTTATGAGGTTAACTTTGTTCGCAATTTCACCGATATCGATGACAAGATCATCAATCGTTCCCATGAGCGCGGTATCTCGTGGAAAGCCCTGGCCGAGCAGTATATCGAGGAATTTTACAAGGATATGGATCGTCTGGGACTGCTCAAACCCACGCATGAGCCCCGGGCTACCGATTACATCGGCGAGATTATCGCGCTGGTGAAGAAACTGGAGGATAAAGGGTTGGCCTATGCGGTGGACGGCGATGTTTATTACCGCCTGCAGGCGTTTAAGGGGTATGGCAAGCTTTCCGGGAAAAATATTGAGGATCTGCTTTCCGGAGCCCGTGTAGATGTTGATGACCGCAAGGAGTCGCCACTTGATTTTGCTTTGTGGAAAAGCAGTAAGGCGGGGGAACCGAGCTGGCCCAGCCCCTGGGGCGAGGGACGGCCGGGCTGGCATATCGAGTGTTCGGCCATGAGTCGGAAATTTCTCGGTGAGACGTTCGATATTCATGGCGGCGGCAAGGATCTGATCTTTCCCCATCACGAAAATGAAATCGCGCAGTCGGAGGGAGCTCATGGCAAGCCTCTGGCCCATTACTGGGTGCATAACGGCTTTGTCAATATCGACCAGGAGAAGATGTCCAAATCCCTGGGTAATTTCCTGACCATTCGGGAGTTGCTGGAGACCTGCCATCCCGAAGTTCTGCGTTTCTTCGTGGTTTCCAGCCATTATCGTTCGCCGATTGATTTTTCCCGGGAAAATGTCGCTGTGGCTGAGTCCGGTTTGGAGCGTCTGTATCTGTTGCTTGATCGTCTGCAGGAAAAAGCCGGGGCGGATCCGGCGCAGCCGGAGCTGCCGGTGGAAGAGGCGATAAATTCCTGGCGCCGGGAATTTATCGCCGCCATGGATGATGATTTTAATACCGCCGCGGCAATCGCGGTGTTTTTTGAAATCAGTAAAGAGATTAATCGTCGTCTCGACGAGGGTCGGCTTTCCTCGCCGGAGGCGGCCCGGGTGCTTGCGTTTATGCGGGAAATCGGTTGGGCTCTGGGGCTCTTGCAGGAGGCTCCGGCGGCTTTTCTGCAGCGGGCTTCATTCGAGGCTCGGGATGAGGGCCTGACTGTGGCCGAGATCGAAGGGTTGATTGCCGAAAGGGCGGCGGCCCGTAAGGCGCGTGACTGGGCGGAAGCCGATCGCCTGCGTGACCTGCTTGAGCAGCGTGGGGTGGCGCTCAAGGATTCGGTCGAGGGTACCAGGTGGCAACGCAAACGGTGA